From one Sulfurimonas sp. HSL-3221 genomic stretch:
- a CDS encoding thermonuclease family protein gives MIKTLAILLLLTALLSAISIHEKDFGNVRIAEVTSIYDGDTFRVNILGYPGIIGERIPIRLNGIDTPEIRGKCDKEKILARKAKQYTVHALRAANTIELRHMKRGKYFRIVADVYVDGRSLARGLITSGFAVPYDGGRKTKDWCE, from the coding sequence ATGATAAAAACTCTTGCCATACTCTTACTATTGACAGCTTTACTATCAGCAATATCCATTCATGAGAAAGATTTTGGGAATGTCCGGATTGCAGAAGTGACAAGTATTTATGATGGGGACACATTTAGGGTGAATATATTAGGTTATCCCGGAATTATAGGAGAACGCATCCCCATTCGGCTAAACGGCATTGATACGCCCGAGATAAGAGGGAAGTGTGATAAAGAAAAAATCCTGGCACGCAAAGCAAAGCAGTACACTGTACATGCCTTGAGGGCTGCGAATACGATTGAATTAAGGCATATGAAACGAGGAAAGTATTTTCGAATTGTTGCAGATGTCTATGTGGATGGGAGAAGTCTCGCTCGGGGACTGATAACCAGTGGTTTTGCCGTGCCTTACGATGGTGGTAGAAAGACAAAAGACTGGTGTGAGTAA